A part of Streptomyces sp. NBC_00557 genomic DNA contains:
- a CDS encoding NYN domain-containing protein, giving the protein MEAMNDDLAALGARIDRTNELLERMLAEVAKTPSTHAIFVDAGYLYAAAGRLVAGTEDRRAFDLDAEGLIDALIDRARQVFADSRLLRVYWYDGARRRIHTAEQQSIAELPDVKVRLGNLNANNQQKGVDSLIRGDLESLARHRAISDAALLGGDEDLVSAVEAAQGYGARVHLWGIEAPEGRNQAEPLLWEVDSQRTLDLEFFKPYVSRRTAAAYDAVGGARPTRDDVRFVGAQIAAKWLVSRGRETLVELLPGHPYLPGSVDQDLLVEAEGLLQYSLRGQADLRRALRDGFWEHLQAQF; this is encoded by the coding sequence ATGGAGGCGATGAACGACGACCTGGCCGCCCTGGGCGCCCGCATCGACCGCACGAACGAGCTGCTGGAACGCATGCTCGCCGAGGTGGCGAAGACGCCCTCCACCCACGCGATCTTCGTCGACGCCGGGTATCTGTACGCGGCCGCGGGCCGGCTCGTCGCGGGCACCGAGGACCGCCGGGCCTTCGACCTCGACGCCGAGGGACTGATCGACGCGCTCATCGACCGGGCCCGCCAGGTCTTCGCCGACAGCCGTCTGCTGCGCGTCTACTGGTACGACGGCGCCCGCCGCCGCATCCACACCGCCGAGCAGCAGAGCATCGCCGAACTCCCCGACGTCAAGGTCCGCCTGGGCAACCTCAACGCCAACAACCAGCAGAAGGGCGTCGACTCGCTGATCCGCGGCGACCTCGAATCACTGGCCCGGCACCGCGCGATCAGCGACGCCGCCCTGCTCGGCGGCGACGAGGACCTGGTGTCGGCGGTCGAGGCCGCGCAGGGCTACGGCGCCCGGGTCCACCTGTGGGGCATCGAGGCGCCCGAGGGCCGCAACCAGGCCGAGCCGCTGCTCTGGGAGGTCGACAGCCAGCGCACCCTCGACCTCGAGTTCTTCAAGCCGTACGTCTCCCGCCGCACGGCCGCCGCCTACGACGCCGTCGGCGGCGCCCGCCCCACCCGCGACGACGTGCGCTTCGTCGGCGCGCAGATCGCCGCGAAGTGGCTGGTCTCCCGGGGACGCGAGACCCTCGTCGAACTGCTCCCCGGCCATCCCTATCTGCCCGGCTCGGTCGACCAGGACCTGCTGGTCGAGGCCGAGGGCCTGCTCCAGTACTCCCTGCGCGGCCAGGCCGACCTGCGCCGCGCGCTCAGGGACGGCTTCTGGGAGCACCTCCAGGCGCAGTTCTAG
- a CDS encoding DUF3152 domain-containing protein gives MGRHSRRGPAPKNTSTDTAARPTDQRDSRAPGTAAPAARADRPLLPGQRPAPTPEGPAAAHGVPRLPDGTPAHGVPRLPDGTPAHGVPRLSEGTPAHGVPGFRGGAPARGGHPEQREAGGGWGEFAGAAGPGAVFPRQRSAGPGAVPGPRQEYLDAFADGHDGRRGGAGLDDDVNVFAPRAPRPGGPGPTEAHPANTPSTRSTRSTPEADGGDGVAVGPPAQRSRGGAPAGARGTGRATTTDAQSPDGTGTAPETAPGQDRRGPARAFTGVAAAAITTVLAVVVAGQVTGKHDTGAAQARSATGQARAARTPAGAGPSASPGTVTLSYEQAMDRKYPLSPTLKGSGKFGTVPGFDKAPGKGQKYTYRVDVEQGLGLDGRLFAEAVQKTLNDDRSWAHGGARTFERISSGKPDFVITLASPGTTATWCAKSGLDTTEDNVSCDSAATERVMINAYRWAEGSKTYGDEIHAYRQMLINHEVGHRLGHGHVTCQKNGELAPVMQQQTKFLDHDGIHCLPNPWPYPGS, from the coding sequence GTGGGACGCCACAGCCGCCGCGGACCGGCCCCGAAGAACACCTCCACGGACACGGCCGCCCGGCCCACGGACCAGCGGGACTCCCGCGCACCCGGCACCGCCGCGCCCGCGGCCCGCGCCGACCGGCCCCTGCTGCCGGGCCAGCGCCCCGCACCGACGCCGGAAGGCCCCGCGGCCGCGCACGGTGTCCCCAGGCTTCCGGACGGGACGCCCGCGCACGGTGTTCCGAGGCTTCCTGACGGTACGCCCGCGCACGGTGTCCCAAGGCTTTCCGAGGGGACTCCTGCGCACGGGGTCCCCGGGTTCCGTGGGGGTGCTCCCGCTCGTGGTGGGCATCCCGAGCAGCGGGAAGCGGGCGGCGGCTGGGGGGAGTTCGCGGGAGCGGCCGGACCCGGTGCGGTGTTTCCGCGGCAGCGGTCGGCGGGACCGGGCGCCGTGCCCGGTCCTCGGCAGGAGTACCTTGACGCGTTCGCCGACGGCCACGACGGCCGCCGCGGCGGTGCCGGCCTGGACGACGACGTGAACGTCTTCGCGCCCCGCGCCCCCCGCCCCGGCGGGCCTGGCCCCACCGAGGCGCACCCGGCGAACACGCCGAGCACGCGGAGCACGCGGAGCACGCCGGAGGCGGACGGCGGTGACGGAGTCGCCGTCGGCCCGCCCGCGCAGCGCTCGCGCGGCGGCGCCCCGGCAGGCGCCCGGGGAACCGGGCGGGCGACCACCACGGACGCGCAGTCGCCCGACGGCACGGGCACCGCCCCGGAAACGGCACCCGGCCAGGACCGGCGCGGCCCCGCACGGGCCTTCACCGGCGTCGCCGCGGCCGCCATCACCACCGTGCTCGCGGTGGTCGTCGCCGGCCAGGTGACCGGCAAGCACGACACCGGCGCCGCACAGGCGCGGTCCGCCACCGGCCAGGCCCGCGCCGCACGCACCCCGGCCGGGGCGGGCCCGTCGGCCTCGCCGGGCACGGTGACGCTGTCGTACGAGCAGGCGATGGACCGGAAATACCCGCTCAGCCCGACACTGAAGGGCTCGGGGAAGTTCGGCACGGTGCCCGGGTTCGACAAGGCCCCGGGCAAGGGGCAGAAGTACACCTACCGCGTCGACGTCGAGCAGGGGCTGGGCCTGGACGGCAGGCTGTTCGCCGAGGCCGTGCAGAAGACGCTGAACGACGACCGCAGTTGGGCCCACGGGGGTGCCCGTACCTTCGAGCGGATCTCCTCCGGCAAACCCGACTTCGTGATCACGCTGGCCAGCCCCGGCACGACCGCCACGTGGTGCGCGAAGTCCGGTCTCGACACCACGGAGGACAACGTCTCCTGCGACTCGGCCGCCACCGAACGCGTGATGATCAATGCATACAGGTGGGCCGAGGGCAGCAAGACATACGGGGACGAAATCCACGCCTACCGGCAGATGCTGATCAACCACGAGGTCGGTCACCGTCTCGGCCACGGTCATGTGACCTGCCAGAAGAACGGCGAACTCGCACCCGTCATGCAGCAGCAGACCAAGTTCCTCGACCATGACGGAATCCACTGTCTGCCCAATCCCTGGCCTTACCCCGGGAGTTGA
- a CDS encoding DUF3107 domain-containing protein produces MEVKIGVQHAPREIVLESAQSVEEVERVVAEALAGKTGLLSLTDEKGRKVLVPTDRLAYVDIGEPTVRKVGFGAL; encoded by the coding sequence GTGGAGGTCAAGATCGGCGTGCAGCACGCGCCCCGCGAGATCGTTCTGGAGAGCGCTCAGAGCGTCGAGGAGGTCGAGCGTGTGGTCGCCGAGGCGCTGGCCGGGAAGACGGGGCTGCTGAGCCTTACGGACGAGAAGGGCCGCAAGGTCCTGGTCCCGACCGACCGCCTCGCGTACGTGGACATCGGCGAGCCGACCGTCCGCAAGGTGGGCTTCGGCGCGCTGTAG
- a CDS encoding alpha/beta fold hydrolase: MSSTESPSVSAASVLPRVAPVRVGEGERLRSVRLPGVTLAIRSRRPAREGLPPALYVHGLGGSSQNWSSLMAELDDVVDSEAVDLPGFGDSPPPDDGNYSVTGHARAVIRYLDASGRGPVHLFGNSLGGAVTTRVAAVRPDLVRTLTLVSPALPELRIQRTAAPTALLGVPGVAALFTRFTREWTAEQRMRGVMALCYGDPTRVSPEAFQHAVAELERRLQLPYFWDAMTRSARGIVNAYTLGGQHGLWRQAERVLAPTLLIYGGRDQLVGFRMARRAARAFRDSRLLSLPDAGHVAMMEYPDVVATAFRELLADTAKAAADAGTRS; the protein is encoded by the coding sequence ATGTCTTCGACCGAGTCGCCGTCCGTATCGGCCGCCAGCGTCCTTCCCAGGGTGGCGCCCGTCCGGGTCGGCGAGGGCGAGCGGCTGCGTTCCGTGAGGCTGCCCGGAGTCACCCTGGCGATCCGTTCCCGCCGTCCCGCCCGCGAGGGCCTGCCGCCCGCCCTGTACGTGCACGGGCTCGGCGGTTCCTCGCAGAACTGGTCGTCGCTGATGGCCGAGCTGGACGACGTCGTCGACAGCGAGGCGGTCGACCTGCCGGGCTTCGGCGACTCCCCGCCCCCGGACGACGGCAACTACTCGGTCACCGGGCACGCGCGCGCGGTGATCCGCTATCTCGACGCGTCCGGCCGCGGCCCGGTCCACCTGTTCGGCAACTCGCTCGGCGGCGCGGTCACCACGCGCGTGGCCGCCGTACGGCCCGACCTGGTCCGTACGCTCACGCTCGTGTCACCCGCCCTGCCGGAGCTGCGCATCCAGCGCACGGCGGCGCCGACCGCGCTGCTCGGCGTGCCCGGGGTGGCCGCCCTGTTCACCCGGTTCACCAGGGAGTGGACGGCCGAGCAGCGGATGCGCGGCGTCATGGCGCTCTGCTACGGCGACCCCACGCGCGTGTCGCCCGAGGCGTTCCAGCACGCCGTGGCGGAGCTGGAGCGGCGGCTGCAACTGCCGTACTTCTGGGACGCGATGACCCGTTCCGCGCGCGGGATCGTCAACGCCTACACACTCGGCGGACAGCACGGGCTGTGGCGCCAGGCCGAGCGCGTGCTCGCGCCGACCCTGCTGATCTACGGCGGCCGTGACCAGCTGGTCGGCTTCCGCATGGCCCGCCGGGCCGCCCGCGCCTTCCGCGACTCCCGCCTGCTGTCCCTGCCGGACGCCGGGCACGTGGCGATGATGGAGTACCCGGACGTGGTGGCCACGGCGTTCCGTGAACTCCTCGCGGACACCGCGAAAGCCGCCGCCGACGCGGGCACGAGGAGCTGA
- a CDS encoding TetR/AcrR family transcriptional regulator, translating to MTAIEQTEAARPRGTRLPRRARRNQLLGAAQEVFVAQGYHAAAMDDIAERAGVSKPVLYQHFPGKLDLYLALLDQHCESLIQSVRSALASTTDNKQRVRATMDAYFAYVEDDGGAFRLVFESDLTNEPAVRERVDKVTNECAEAICDVIAEDTGLSRAESMLLASGLGGLAQVVARSWLHSDRSVPRDQAVQLLTSLAWRGIAGFPLHGSEHH from the coding sequence GTGACAGCCATCGAGCAAACTGAGGCGGCACGCCCGCGTGGCACTCGTCTGCCGCGCCGAGCCCGACGGAACCAGTTGCTGGGCGCCGCCCAGGAGGTTTTCGTCGCTCAGGGGTACCACGCCGCGGCGATGGACGACATCGCCGAGCGGGCCGGTGTGAGCAAGCCGGTGCTCTACCAGCACTTTCCCGGCAAGCTCGACCTCTACCTCGCCCTGCTGGACCAGCACTGCGAGTCGCTGATCCAGTCGGTGCGGAGCGCGCTCGCCTCGACGACCGACAACAAGCAGCGCGTCCGGGCGACCATGGACGCCTATTTCGCCTACGTGGAGGACGACGGCGGCGCGTTCCGGCTGGTGTTCGAGTCGGACCTGACGAACGAGCCCGCGGTGCGCGAGCGCGTCGACAAGGTCACGAACGAGTGCGCCGAGGCGATCTGCGACGTCATCGCCGAGGACACGGGCCTGTCGCGCGCGGAGTCGATGCTGCTCGCCTCCGGGCTCGGCGGTCTCGCCCAGGTGGTGGCCCGCTCCTGGCTGCACAGCGACCGCAGCGTGCCGCGCGACCAGGCGGTGCAGCTGCTGACCTCGCTGGCCTGGCGGGGCATCGCGGGTTTCCCGCTGCACGGCAGCGAACACCACTGA
- a CDS encoding Ms4533A family Cys-rich leader peptide: MWSSHAAQESAAIELALIGVTALCVADIHCR; encoded by the coding sequence ATGTGGTCTAGTCATGCCGCCCAGGAGAGCGCAGCCATCGAGCTGGCGCTCATCGGCGTGACCGCGCTCTGCGTGGCCGACATCCACTGTCGCTGA
- a CDS encoding alpha/beta fold hydrolase: MSRPATFAPPPGARAYFLPTVRGEFAVVDAPVAEGVEPRGVALLLPGFTGSKEDFNPLHVPLARRGYRTVAVDGRGQYESDGPETDESAYAQEELARDVLAQAEALGEPVHLLGHSLGGQIARAAVLLDHAPFRSLTLMSSGPAQISEPQQQRVKLLRDALAVMGMPEVWEAIQAMEAPEDTVTHALDSGLDDRDDLRRRWLGTRPAQLIATGRQLCTEPDRVAELATVPLPMHVLSGARDDTWPLPLLDDMAARLGARRTVVEGAEHSPNTDRPLATAQALADFWDGPGSESGSGSSERRTYRR; the protein is encoded by the coding sequence ATGAGCAGACCCGCCACCTTCGCCCCGCCTCCGGGTGCCCGTGCGTACTTTCTGCCCACCGTGCGGGGGGAGTTCGCCGTCGTGGACGCTCCCGTGGCCGAAGGGGTCGAGCCACGTGGCGTGGCGCTGCTGCTGCCGGGGTTCACCGGGAGCAAGGAGGACTTCAATCCGCTGCATGTGCCGCTGGCCCGGCGCGGGTACCGGACGGTGGCCGTCGACGGGCGCGGCCAGTACGAGTCGGACGGCCCCGAGACCGACGAATCGGCGTACGCGCAGGAGGAGTTGGCGCGGGACGTGCTCGCGCAGGCGGAGGCGCTCGGAGAGCCGGTGCATCTGCTCGGGCACTCGCTCGGCGGGCAGATCGCACGGGCCGCCGTACTGCTCGACCACGCGCCCTTCCGTTCGCTCACCCTCATGTCCTCCGGTCCCGCGCAGATCTCGGAGCCCCAGCAGCAGCGGGTGAAACTGCTGCGGGACGCGCTCGCGGTGATGGGCATGCCGGAGGTGTGGGAGGCGATCCAGGCGATGGAGGCGCCGGAGGACACCGTGACGCACGCGCTCGACAGCGGGCTGGACGACCGGGACGACCTGCGGCGCCGCTGGCTGGGCACCAGGCCCGCCCAACTGATCGCGACCGGGCGCCAGTTGTGCACGGAACCGGACCGCGTGGCGGAACTGGCCACCGTACCGCTGCCGATGCACGTCCTGTCCGGCGCGCGGGACGACACCTGGCCGCTGCCCTTGCTGGACGACATGGCGGCGCGGCTCGGCGCACGGCGGACGGTGGTCGAGGGCGCCGAGCACTCCCCCAACACCGACCGGCCCCTCGCCACGGCCCAGGCACTCGCCGACTTCTGGGACGGCCCCGGGAGCGAGAGCGGGAGCGGGAGCAGCGAACGGCGCACGTACCGCCGCTAG
- a CDS encoding ferritin-like fold-containing protein, with the protein MTSSDKPENESAAPAGVAAKDWAQASADPQYRAAVVDLLGALAYGELAAFERLAEDAKLAPTLADKAELAKMASAEFHHFERLRDRLTEIGEEPTAAMDPFVAALDGFHKQTAPSDWLEGLVKAYVGDSIASDFYREVAARLDSDTRELVLAVLDDTGHAGFAVEKVRAAIDADPRVGGRLALWARRLMGEALSQSQRVVADRDALSTMLVGGVADGFDLAEVGKMFSRITEAHTKRMAALGLAA; encoded by the coding sequence ATGACTAGCTCTGACAAGCCTGAGAACGAGTCCGCCGCACCCGCCGGCGTCGCCGCCAAGGACTGGGCGCAGGCCTCCGCCGACCCGCAGTACCGCGCCGCCGTCGTGGATCTGCTCGGCGCGCTCGCGTACGGCGAGCTCGCGGCGTTCGAGCGGCTCGCGGAGGACGCGAAGCTCGCGCCCACGCTCGCGGACAAGGCGGAGCTGGCGAAGATGGCCTCGGCCGAGTTCCACCACTTCGAGCGGCTGCGGGACCGCCTGACCGAGATCGGCGAGGAGCCGACGGCGGCGATGGACCCGTTCGTGGCCGCGCTGGACGGCTTCCACAAGCAGACCGCGCCCTCGGACTGGCTGGAGGGCCTGGTCAAGGCGTACGTCGGCGACTCCATCGCCAGCGACTTCTACCGCGAGGTCGCCGCGCGCCTCGACTCCGACACGCGCGAGCTGGTCCTCGCCGTCCTCGACGACACCGGGCACGCCGGGTTCGCGGTGGAGAAGGTGCGCGCCGCCATCGACGCCGACCCGCGCGTGGGCGGCCGGCTGGCGCTGTGGGCACGGCGGCTGATGGGCGAGGCCCTGTCGCAGTCCCAGCGGGTGGTCGCCGACCGGGACGCGCTGTCGACGATGCTCGTGGGCGGGGTGGCCGACGGGTTCGATCTCGCGGAGGTCGGGAAGATGTTCTCGAGGATCACCGAGGCGCACACGAAGCGGATGGCCGCGCTGGGCCTCGCGGCCTGA
- a CDS encoding MarC family protein yields MFDIAVFGSLFLTLFVIMDPPGITPIFLALTAGRPAKVQKRMAFQAVCVAGGVIATFGVLGHQILDYLHVSVPALMIAGGLLLLLIALDLLTGKTDEPKQTKDVNVALVPLGMPLLAGPGAIVSVILAVQKADGVSTQISVWAAILAIHVVLWLVMRYSLLIIRVIKDGGVVLVTRLAGMMLSAIAVQQIINGITQVIRGS; encoded by the coding sequence ATGTTCGACATCGCCGTCTTCGGCTCCCTGTTTCTGACCCTTTTCGTCATCATGGATCCCCCTGGGATCACCCCGATCTTCCTCGCCCTGACCGCCGGCCGTCCGGCCAAGGTGCAGAAGCGGATGGCCTTCCAGGCCGTGTGCGTCGCGGGCGGGGTCATCGCCACGTTCGGCGTCCTGGGGCACCAGATCCTCGACTACCTGCACGTCTCCGTGCCCGCGCTGATGATCGCGGGCGGTCTGCTGCTCCTGCTGATCGCGCTCGACCTGCTCACCGGCAAGACCGACGAGCCGAAGCAGACCAAGGACGTGAACGTGGCACTCGTGCCGCTGGGCATGCCGCTGCTGGCCGGGCCGGGCGCGATCGTGTCCGTGATCCTGGCCGTGCAGAAGGCGGACGGCGTGTCCACGCAGATATCGGTGTGGGCCGCGATCCTCGCCATCCACGTCGTGCTGTGGCTGGTGATGCGGTACTCGCTGCTGATCATCCGGGTCATCAAGGACGGCGGTGTCGTCCTGGTGACGCGGCTCGCGGGCATGATGCTCTCCGCGATCGCCGTCCAGCAGATCATCAACGGGATCACTCAGGTGATCCGGGGGAGCTGA
- a CDS encoding PHP domain-containing protein, translated as MRIDLHCHSTASDGTDTPAELVRKARAAGLDVVALTDHDTTRGYAEAVAALPEGLTLVTGAELSCRIDGVSMHLLAYLFDPEEPALLAERELVRDDRVPRAKGMVAKLNALGVPVTWEQVERIAAGGSVGRPHVATALVELGVVPTVSDAFTEEWLADGGRAYVEKHETDPFEAIRLVRNAGGVCVFAHPAAAKRGRTVPEARIAEMAEAGLDGIEVDHMDHDADARDRLRGLAKDLDLLVTGSSDYHGSRKDVALGAYTTDPEVYGEITRRATGAFPVPGTGGA; from the coding sequence GTGCGTATCGATCTGCACTGTCACTCCACGGCCTCCGACGGTACGGACACCCCGGCTGAGCTGGTGCGCAAGGCGCGGGCTGCCGGGCTGGACGTCGTCGCGCTGACGGATCACGACACCACCCGTGGGTACGCCGAGGCGGTCGCCGCGCTGCCCGAGGGGCTCACCCTGGTCACCGGGGCGGAGCTGTCCTGCCGGATCGACGGCGTCTCGATGCACCTGCTGGCCTACCTCTTCGACCCCGAGGAGCCCGCTCTGCTCGCCGAGCGCGAGCTGGTGCGCGACGACCGGGTGCCGCGGGCCAAGGGCATGGTCGCCAAGCTGAACGCGCTGGGCGTGCCGGTCACCTGGGAGCAGGTCGAGCGGATCGCGGCCGGCGGTTCCGTGGGGCGCCCGCATGTCGCGACCGCGCTGGTGGAGCTGGGGGTCGTACCGACGGTGAGCGACGCGTTCACCGAGGAGTGGCTGGCGGACGGCGGCCGGGCCTACGTCGAGAAGCACGAGACCGACCCCTTCGAGGCGATCCGGCTGGTCAGGAACGCGGGCGGGGTGTGCGTGTTCGCGCACCCGGCCGCCGCCAAGCGCGGGCGTACGGTCCCCGAGGCGCGGATCGCGGAGATGGCCGAGGCCGGCCTGGACGGCATCGAGGTCGATCACATGGACCACGACGCCGACGCCCGCGACCGGCTGCGCGGCCTGGCGAAGGACCTGGACCTTCTGGTCACCGGCTCCTCGGACTACCACGGTAGCCGCAAGGACGTCGCGCTGGGCGCGTACACGACCGACCCCGAGGTGTACGGGGAGATCACACGGCGGGCGACCGGGGCGTTCCCCGTCCCGGGCACCGGCGGAGCCTGA
- a CDS encoding DEAD/DEAH box helicase produces the protein MTLTTTFRDLGILPETAEALEAVGIITPFPIQEMTLPVALSGTDVIGQAKTGTGKTLGFGLPLLERVTVPADVEAGRAAPEALTDAPQALVVVPTRELCTQVTNDLLTAGKVRNVRVLAIYGGRAYEPQVEALKKGVDVVVGTPGRLLDLAGQKKLNLKHVKCLVLDEADEMLDLGFLPDVEKIIDMLPAKRQTMLFSATMPGAVIGLARRYMSRPTHIRATAPDDEGVTVANIKQFVYRAHNMDKPEMVARILQAEGRGLAMIFCRTKRTAADIAEQLQRRGFAAGAVHGDLGQGAREQALRAFRNGKVDVLVCTDVAARGIDVEGVTHVINYQSPEDEKTYLHRVGRTGRAGAKGTAITFVDWDDIPRWQLINKALELDFHDPVETYSSSPHLYTDLGIPEGTKGILPRSERTRAGLDAEELEDLGETGGRGARGRGRGGRGERDGRPESAAGERERTARTPRRRRRTRGGAPLDATATTAAPAAESGAGEVTEQAGEQRTLRRRRRTRGGASAQPVTAVQAAETAQVADAAVETVDTVEGPALSETPETPEKPRRRRTRKSAEPAVTETAPAAPAPVAETAPVAAEPQAEASVEAAEAKPRRRTRKTAEPAAETAVATAEGTEAKPRRTRKTAAAATETAPADAEAETKPRRTRKKAAAAPETTDAPEAEAKPRRTRKTAAAAETAADTAEGTEAKPRRTRKTAAAATEAAPADAEAEAKPRRTRKTAATTEATEAEAKPRRTRKKAAAAPETTDAPEAEAKPRRTRKTAAAVVEADGDAEVAAPKARRARKAVAAEIPAQASEEPEAKPRRRTRKATAVVEAAEG, from the coding sequence ATGACCCTGACTACCACATTCCGAGACCTCGGGATCCTTCCCGAGACCGCCGAGGCCCTGGAGGCCGTCGGCATCATCACTCCCTTCCCCATCCAGGAGATGACCCTCCCCGTCGCCCTTTCCGGCACGGACGTCATCGGCCAGGCCAAGACCGGCACCGGCAAGACGCTGGGCTTCGGTCTTCCGCTCCTCGAGCGCGTCACCGTCCCCGCCGACGTCGAGGCCGGACGCGCCGCCCCCGAGGCCCTCACCGACGCCCCGCAGGCGCTCGTCGTCGTTCCCACGCGCGAGCTGTGCACCCAGGTCACCAACGACCTGCTGACCGCCGGCAAGGTCCGTAACGTGCGGGTGCTGGCGATCTACGGCGGCCGGGCCTACGAGCCGCAGGTCGAGGCCCTGAAGAAGGGCGTCGACGTGGTCGTCGGCACGCCGGGCCGGCTGCTCGACCTCGCGGGCCAGAAGAAGCTGAACCTGAAGCACGTCAAGTGCCTGGTCCTCGACGAGGCCGACGAGATGCTCGACCTGGGCTTCCTGCCCGACGTCGAGAAGATCATCGACATGCTGCCGGCCAAGCGGCAGACCATGCTGTTCTCGGCGACGATGCCGGGCGCGGTCATCGGCCTCGCGCGCCGCTACATGTCGCGGCCCACGCACATCCGCGCCACCGCCCCGGACGACGAGGGCGTGACGGTCGCGAACATCAAGCAGTTCGTCTACCGCGCGCACAACATGGACAAGCCGGAGATGGTCGCCCGCATCCTGCAGGCCGAGGGCCGCGGGCTGGCGATGATCTTCTGCCGGACCAAGCGCACGGCCGCCGACATCGCCGAGCAGCTGCAGCGCCGCGGGTTCGCCGCCGGCGCGGTCCACGGCGACCTCGGGCAGGGCGCCCGCGAGCAGGCGCTGCGCGCCTTCCGCAACGGCAAGGTCGACGTGCTGGTCTGCACCGACGTCGCCGCGCGCGGCATCGACGTCGAGGGCGTCACCCACGTCATCAACTACCAGTCCCCCGAGGACGAGAAGACGTACCTGCACCGGGTCGGCCGCACGGGCCGCGCGGGCGCGAAGGGTACGGCGATCACGTTCGTCGACTGGGACGACATCCCGCGCTGGCAGCTGATCAACAAGGCGCTGGAGCTGGACTTCCACGACCCGGTGGAGACGTACTCGAGCTCCCCGCACCTGTACACCGACCTCGGCATCCCCGAGGGCACCAAGGGCATCCTGCCGCGCTCGGAGCGGACCCGTGCCGGTCTGGACGCGGAGGAGCTGGAGGACCTCGGCGAGACCGGCGGTCGTGGCGCCCGCGGTCGCGGCCGCGGTGGCCGGGGCGAGCGGGACGGCCGTCCCGAGTCCGCCGCCGGCGAGCGCGAGCGTACGGCCCGTACGCCGCGCCGGCGCCGCCGCACCCGCGGCGGGGCCCCGCTCGACGCGACCGCGACCACCGCGGCGCCGGCCGCCGAGTCCGGCGCCGGCGAGGTTACCGAGCAGGCCGGGGAGCAGCGCACGCTGCGCCGACGTCGCCGTACGCGCGGCGGAGCGTCGGCCCAGCCGGTGACGGCGGTCCAGGCCGCCGAGACCGCTCAGGTCGCCGATGCAGCCGTCGAGACGGTGGACACGGTGGAGGGCCCGGCCCTGTCGGAGACCCCGGAGACGCCCGAGAAGCCGCGCCGCCGCCGTACCCGCAAGTCGGCGGAGCCGGCCGTCACCGAGACGGCCCCCGCGGCCCCCGCGCCCGTGGCGGAGACGGCCCCTGTGGCCGCCGAGCCCCAGGCCGAGGCGTCCGTGGAGGCCGCGGAGGCGAAGCCGCGCCGCCGTACGCGCAAGACGGCCGAGCCGGCCGCCGAGACGGCCGTCGCCACGGCCGAGGGCACGGAGGCCAAGCCGCGCCGCACCCGCAAGACGGCAGCCGCCGCCACCGAGACGGCCCCGGCCGACGCCGAGGCGGAGACCAAGCCGCGCCGCACCCGTAAGAAGGCCGCCGCCGCCCCGGAGACGACCGACGCCCCCGAGGCCGAGGCCAAGCCCCGCCGCACCCGGAAGACGGCCGCCGCCGCCGAGACGGCCGCGGACACCGCCGAAGGCACGGAAGCCAAGCCCCGCCGCACCCGCAAGACGGCTGCCGCCGCCACCGAGGCCGCACCGGCCGACGCGGAAGCCGAGGCCAAGCCCCGCCGGACGCGCAAGACGGCCGCCACCACGGAAGCGACCGAGGCCGAGGCCAAGCCCCGCCGCACCCGCAAGAAGGCCGCCGCCGCCCCGGAGACGACCGACGCCCCCGAGGCCGAGGCCAAGCCCCGCCGCACCCGGAAGACGGCCGCTGCCGTCGTCGAGGCGGACGGGGACGCCGAGGTGGCCGCGCCCAAGGCGCGCCGGGCCCGCAAGGCCGTCGCCGCGGAGATCCCGGCGCAGGCCAGCGAGGAGCCGGAGGCCAAGCCGCGCCGTCGCACGCGCAAGGCGACGGCGGTCGTCGAGGCTGCCGAAGGCTGA